One genomic segment of Acinetobacter sp. C26M includes these proteins:
- the pcaU gene encoding IclR family transcriptional regulator PcaU codes for MENDQEKNPRLIHHNENKKTIRHEDFIAGIAKGLAILECFGPERHRLNMSTAAEKTGMTRAAARRHLLTLEYLGYLDFDGHYYYLSPKILKFSGAYLDGSTLPKICQPLLNLLTNQTSLIYSVMVLDGYEAITIARSAAHQQTDRVNPYGLHLGNRLPAHATSAGKILLAHLTPEQQKRWLEKYPLKRLTKYTHTETDLFLELLHEIKEQDWCYSCEEHELGVHAVAVPIYDSNAAVVAALNIVSPTMRTTKDYLIAHILPLLQETARDLRQII; via the coding sequence ATGGAAAATGATCAGGAAAAGAATCCGCGTTTGATTCATCATAACGAAAATAAAAAGACCATTCGGCATGAAGATTTTATTGCAGGAATCGCGAAAGGCTTAGCAATTTTGGAATGCTTCGGCCCTGAACGACATCGCTTAAATATGAGTACCGCCGCTGAAAAAACGGGCATGACCCGCGCGGCTGCGCGACGCCATTTACTCACTTTAGAATACTTAGGCTATTTAGATTTTGATGGGCATTATTATTATCTATCACCCAAGATTCTTAAATTTTCTGGGGCTTATCTGGATGGTTCCACACTTCCAAAAATATGTCAGCCTTTATTAAATCTTTTAACCAATCAAACCTCGTTGATTTATTCGGTGATGGTTTTAGATGGTTATGAAGCGATTACCATTGCCCGTAGTGCAGCTCACCAACAGACCGATCGGGTCAATCCTTATGGCTTACATTTAGGTAATCGACTCCCTGCCCATGCCACCTCTGCTGGCAAAATTCTGCTGGCACATTTAACACCTGAACAACAAAAGCGATGGTTAGAAAAATACCCGTTAAAACGTCTAACCAAATATACCCATACCGAAACTGATCTATTTTTAGAATTACTGCATGAAATTAAAGAACAAGATTGGTGTTATTCCTGCGAAGAACATGAATTAGGGGTGCATGCTGTGGCTGTACCGATTTATGATTCCAATGCAGCCGTTGTTGCGGCCTTAAATATCGTGTCTCCAACCATGCGTACCACCAAGGATTATTTAATTGCCCATATTTTACCTTTGCTACAAGAAACAGCTCGCGATTTACGCCAAATCATTTAA
- a CDS encoding 3-oxoacid CoA-transferase subunit A, with translation MIDKSTLTLTEALSQIKDGATIMIGGFGTAGQPAELIDGLIELGIKDLIIVNNNAGNGDYGLAKLLKTGAVRKIICSFPRQSDSWVFDELYRAGKIELELVPQGNLACRIQAAGMGLGAVFTPTGFGTLLAEGKETRHIEGKDYVLEYPIKADFALIKAHQGDRWGNLVYNKSARNFGPIMSMAADVTIAQVSELVELGQLDPEHIITPGIFVQHVVAVDAANGIGAEQ, from the coding sequence ATGATTGATAAAAGTACCCTCACATTGACTGAGGCACTGTCACAGATCAAGGATGGCGCAACCATCATGATTGGTGGCTTTGGCACCGCAGGACAACCCGCTGAACTGATTGACGGATTGATCGAACTTGGCATCAAAGACCTTATCATTGTCAATAATAATGCCGGTAATGGTGATTATGGTTTGGCCAAACTGCTTAAAACAGGTGCGGTACGTAAAATCATCTGTTCCTTCCCCCGTCAGTCTGACTCATGGGTGTTCGATGAACTGTATCGTGCTGGCAAGATCGAACTGGAACTGGTGCCACAAGGTAATCTAGCGTGCCGTATTCAAGCTGCAGGTATGGGCTTAGGTGCTGTATTTACCCCAACTGGCTTTGGTACTTTATTGGCAGAAGGCAAGGAAACCCGTCATATCGAGGGTAAAGATTACGTGCTTGAATATCCGATCAAAGCCGACTTTGCCTTGATCAAAGCTCATCAAGGCGATCGTTGGGGCAATCTGGTTTATAACAAATCTGCACGTAATTTTGGCCCAATCATGTCCATGGCTGCGGATGTCACTATTGCTCAAGTTTCTGAACTGGTCGAACTGGGTCAGCTTGATCCTGAACACATTATTACCCCTGGGATTTTTGTACAGCATGTGGTCGCTGTCGATGCAGCCAATGGCATAGGAGCAGAGCAATGA
- a CDS encoding 3-oxoacid CoA-transferase subunit B, producing the protein MSYQKLSRDQIAERVAQDIPDGAYVNLGIGLPTKISNYLPADKDVFLHSENGLLAFGPPPAKGEEDPELINAGKEYVTMLTGGSFFHHGDSFAMMRGGHLDIAVLGAFQVAANGDLANWHTGAADAIPAVGGAMDLAVGAKKVFITTDHNTKQGEPKIVETLSYPATGLKCVDRIYTDLCVIDVTTEGLKVIEKVDGLSFDELQALTGAKLIDATQG; encoded by the coding sequence ATGAGCTATCAAAAACTAAGCCGTGACCAAATTGCTGAACGTGTCGCACAAGATATTCCCGATGGTGCTTATGTCAATTTAGGCATTGGCCTACCAACCAAGATTTCCAATTATCTTCCTGCCGATAAAGATGTGTTCTTACATTCTGAAAATGGCTTGCTGGCATTCGGTCCACCGCCTGCCAAAGGTGAAGAAGATCCTGAACTGATCAATGCCGGTAAAGAGTATGTGACCATGCTGACGGGTGGCAGCTTTTTCCATCATGGTGATTCCTTTGCCATGATGCGTGGCGGGCATTTGGATATTGCAGTGCTTGGTGCCTTTCAAGTGGCAGCCAATGGTGATCTGGCCAATTGGCATACCGGTGCAGCAGATGCGATTCCTGCGGTGGGTGGTGCAATGGATTTGGCGGTAGGTGCCAAGAAAGTATTTATCACCACCGATCACAATACCAAGCAAGGTGAACCCAAGATTGTTGAAACGCTTTCATATCCAGCAACAGGGTTGAAATGTGTCGATCGTATTTATACCGACTTATGTGTGATTGATGTGACCACAGAAGGTTTAAAAGTGATTGAGAAAGTGGATGGTCTGAGCTTTGATGAGTTACAGGCATTGACGGGTGCGAAACTGATTGATGCGACGCAAGGATAA
- the pcaF gene encoding 3-oxoadipyl-CoA thiolase: MKNAYIIDAIRTPFGRYAGGLAPIRADDLGAIPIQALMQRNPSVDWQQVDDLIYGCANQAGEDNRNVGRMSALLAGLPYQVPATTVNRLCGSSLDAIAMAARAIKANEADLIIAGGVESMSRAPYVMGKSDSAFGRSQKIEDTTMGWRFINPKLKELHGVDTMPQTAENVAEQFNINRADQDQFALNSQQRTATAQVNGFFANEITPVTIPQRKGDAIVVDTDEHPRASTTLEALTKLKGVVKAEGTVTAGNASGINDGAAALLIASDGAVEKYQLKPRAKIIAATTVGVEPRIMGFAPAPAIKKLLKQANLTLEQMDVIELNEAFAAQALAVTRDLGLSDDDARINPNGGAIALGHPLGASGARIVTTALNQLEQIKGQYALCSMCIGVGQGIALIIERVE, encoded by the coding sequence ATGAAAAACGCTTATATCATCGATGCCATCCGTACCCCATTCGGTCGCTATGCCGGTGGTCTTGCACCTATACGTGCTGATGACCTGGGAGCCATTCCGATTCAGGCCTTGATGCAACGTAATCCTAGCGTGGATTGGCAACAAGTCGATGATCTGATCTATGGCTGTGCCAATCAGGCAGGTGAAGACAATCGCAATGTTGGACGTATGTCAGCACTATTGGCAGGTTTACCTTATCAAGTGCCTGCTACCACAGTGAACCGTTTATGTGGTTCATCACTGGATGCGATTGCCATGGCGGCACGTGCGATTAAAGCCAATGAAGCTGATTTGATTATTGCAGGCGGGGTCGAAAGCATGAGCCGTGCGCCCTATGTGATGGGCAAATCCGACAGTGCCTTTGGCCGTAGTCAAAAGATTGAAGACACCACCATGGGCTGGCGTTTTATCAATCCAAAACTCAAAGAGCTGCATGGTGTAGATACCATGCCACAAACGGCTGAAAACGTGGCGGAACAATTCAATATTAACCGTGCCGATCAAGACCAATTTGCGCTTAACAGCCAACAACGTACTGCAACCGCGCAAGTCAATGGCTTCTTCGCCAACGAAATTACTCCTGTGACGATTCCACAGCGTAAGGGTGATGCGATTGTGGTGGATACCGATGAGCATCCACGTGCTTCAACCACATTGGAAGCGTTGACTAAACTCAAAGGTGTGGTGAAAGCCGAAGGTACCGTCACAGCAGGTAATGCCTCTGGGATTAATGATGGTGCAGCAGCGTTGCTGATCGCTTCTGATGGAGCGGTAGAAAAATACCAGCTCAAGCCACGTGCCAAAATCATTGCCGCGACTACCGTTGGGGTTGAGCCACGGATTATGGGTTTTGCGCCTGCACCTGCAATCAAGAAATTACTGAAACAGGCCAATCTCACGCTAGAACAAATGGACGTGATTGAACTGAATGAAGCTTTTGCGGCACAGGCTTTAGCCGTGACCCGTGATTTAGGCTTAAGTGATGACGATGCACGAATTAACCCGAATGGTGGTGCAATTGCCTTGGGTCATCCTTTAGGTGCTTCAGGTGCGCGTATAGTCACCACCGCATTGAATCAGCTTGAACAGATCAAAGGTCAATATGCCTTGTGTTCGATGTGTATTGGTGTTGGTCAAGGCATTGCACTGATTATTGAACGTGTTGAGTGA
- the pcaB gene encoding 3-carboxy-cis,cis-muconate cycloisomerase — MSQLYASLFYQPEVTAIFSDQALLSYMIQAEVDLAKAQAQVNVIPSSAASIIEQVGQNAVAQINMDALATAAGLAGNVAIPLVKQFTALVKQHDEDASRYVHWGATSQDIIDTATILQCRDALALIEQQLQQAYQISLKQAQQYRHQVMIGRTWLQQALPITLGHKFARWAAALKRDLDRLQAMKTRVLTAQLGGAVGSLASLQDQGSAVVEAFAAQLKLTAPECTWHGERDRMVEIASTLALVVGNVGKMAKDWSLLMQTEIAEVFEPAAKGRGGSSTMPHKRNPVAAASILAAANRVPALMASVYQSMVQEHERALGAWHAEWLAIPEIFQLCAGALERSCDVLEHMQVNSDAMRRNLECTQGLIMAEAVMMALAPKIGRLDAHHLVEQACQQAVTQQQHLKTILSAMHEVSTHFNDQALDELFMPASYLGNIQAQIDAVLHAAQGE, encoded by the coding sequence ATGAGCCAGTTATACGCCAGCTTATTTTACCAGCCTGAAGTCACTGCCATTTTTAGTGATCAAGCTTTATTGAGTTATATGATTCAAGCCGAAGTGGATTTAGCCAAAGCTCAGGCACAGGTTAATGTGATTCCTAGCTCTGCCGCAAGCATCATTGAACAGGTGGGTCAAAATGCTGTAGCACAAATCAATATGGATGCATTGGCTACAGCAGCTGGACTGGCAGGTAATGTGGCGATTCCATTAGTAAAACAATTCACCGCTTTGGTGAAACAGCATGATGAAGACGCTTCACGCTATGTGCATTGGGGTGCGACCAGTCAAGACATCATTGATACAGCAACGATTTTGCAGTGTCGTGATGCTTTGGCTTTGATCGAACAGCAATTACAGCAAGCGTATCAAATCTCCTTAAAGCAAGCTCAGCAATATCGCCATCAAGTCATGATTGGACGGACGTGGTTACAACAAGCTTTGCCGATTACTTTGGGACATAAGTTTGCACGTTGGGCGGCAGCTTTGAAGCGTGATCTTGATCGCTTACAGGCAATGAAAACTCGCGTATTGACTGCACAACTCGGTGGTGCAGTAGGTTCACTGGCATCTTTACAAGATCAAGGTTCGGCGGTGGTCGAAGCTTTTGCAGCACAACTCAAGTTAACAGCACCTGAGTGTACATGGCATGGTGAACGAGACCGTATGGTTGAAATTGCCAGTACCCTTGCTTTGGTTGTTGGCAATGTTGGCAAGATGGCAAAAGACTGGTCATTACTGATGCAAACCGAAATCGCAGAAGTTTTTGAACCAGCAGCAAAAGGGCGTGGTGGTTCATCGACCATGCCGCATAAGCGTAATCCTGTGGCAGCAGCTTCAATTCTTGCAGCAGCCAATCGTGTACCTGCCTTAATGGCGAGCGTCTATCAAAGTATGGTGCAAGAGCATGAACGTGCTTTGGGCGCTTGGCATGCAGAATGGCTGGCAATCCCAGAAATTTTTCAGTTATGTGCAGGTGCTTTAGAACGTAGTTGCGATGTGCTTGAGCACATGCAAGTCAATTCAGACGCGATGCGACGTAATCTTGAATGTACACAGGGTTTAATCATGGCAGAAGCTGTGATGATGGCACTTGCGCCCAAGATTGGTCGTTTAGATGCACACCATTTGGTTGAGCAAGCATGTCAGCAAGCAGTTACTCAACAGCAGCATTTAAAAACTATCTTGTCAGCGATGCATGAAGTTAGCACTCATTTTAATGATCAGGCATTGGATGAATTGTTCATGCCAGCATCTTACCTTGGCAATATTCAAGCCCAAATTGATGCTGTGCTACACGCAGCACAAGGAGAGTAA
- the pcaD gene encoding 3-oxoadipate enol-lactonase → MITHINNRQGHPLAVQVQGLKDAPVIMFSNSLGTDHGMWQAQVAALADHYQIISYDTRGHGASAVIANSTLQNLAEDVVDILDALAIEKVHFCGISMGGITALALAIYHAERFNSISVANSAAKIGTAEAWNTRAESVEQNGLADIVKTTHTRWFSEHFDYAHDVLAQKTIQSLAVTPAQGYANACRALADADVRDQLHQIQIPTLIIAGQYDPVTTVQDAEFMHQLITTSQLEILAASHLSNIEQPQVFNQTLSKFIQNI, encoded by the coding sequence ATGATCACGCATATCAATAATCGTCAAGGACATCCACTTGCAGTTCAAGTGCAAGGGCTAAAAGATGCGCCAGTCATCATGTTCTCCAACTCTTTGGGAACCGATCATGGCATGTGGCAGGCACAAGTTGCAGCTTTGGCTGATCATTATCAAATTATTAGCTATGACACACGTGGGCATGGTGCAAGCGCAGTCATTGCCAATAGCACCCTGCAAAATCTGGCAGAAGATGTGGTTGATATCCTAGATGCCTTAGCCATTGAAAAAGTTCATTTCTGTGGCATTTCAATGGGCGGGATTACCGCATTGGCTTTAGCGATCTATCATGCCGAACGTTTTAACAGTATTAGCGTGGCGAACTCAGCTGCAAAAATTGGTACTGCCGAAGCGTGGAATACCCGTGCAGAGAGTGTTGAACAAAACGGTTTGGCTGACATTGTAAAGACCACGCATACACGTTGGTTTAGTGAACATTTTGATTATGCGCATGATGTTTTAGCGCAAAAGACCATTCAAAGTCTTGCAGTGACACCTGCACAAGGTTATGCCAATGCATGTCGTGCTTTAGCTGATGCAGATGTTCGAGATCAACTGCATCAAATTCAGATTCCAACGTTAATTATTGCAGGGCAGTACGATCCTGTCACAACGGTTCAAGATGCAGAGTTTATGCATCAACTCATTACAACCAGTCAGCTTGAAATCTTGGCAGCGTCGCATCTATCCAATATTGAACAACCACAAGTATTCAATCAGACATTGTCCAAGTTTATTCAAAACATATAA